The Fervidobacterium sp. sequence GCATATTTCGTTTTGTATATCCTTGAGTAATTCATTCAACCTAAGATTATTATTTAGTTTCGCAGCTATATATACAACTTGGTCACGAAAGTTAGCAGGATTCACATTAATACCTAGGTTCAGAAGTTTATTCATTTTCTCTAAAAGCCAGGTAGAATACCCACCAAGTACGTAAAAAACCTTGTCTTGTATACTTACAGAAATCTTTGTTTTTCGACCATAAAGCTTTCCTTTGAATTCATATCCACTTAACCATGTAGGAGATTCCACATAATCTTTCTCCATTTCGTCACCTTCCTGCACTCAAAAACATCGTTACCAGTTTATTTCACTTCCAATATAAACGCTTTGAATCCATGTTTTCTTTACGTTGTCCCACGTATAAACTATACCTGCTACAAGATTCTTTTCCATTATAGGATAAGTTATTCTTAAGAAAGCAACTGTATCAGAATCGGCAAATTGTCCCTCTACAAATGGTGTTGCGTCAAAATAATAACCATAAACGAATAGACCAGCAACTGCACCCATTTGTGGTACAACAACTCTCAATTCACCAAGTGCATCCATATCACCAGAAAAATTACCCAAGAGATAAAATCTTCCCATTGCCAGTTGCGTCTCGAAATTAAATCCAGCTAAGAATCCAAAAGTTAACTGCTCGTCACTTAAGGTTGGTAATTTATTCGCAACCTTTTGTGAAGTGTAAACCCTTCCAAAATGGAAAGGTCTAAAGCCATTCCAAGTTCCGTAAGCTCCAGCGATGATATCAAATATGAAAAATCTCCCAGACAACCCTGCAAAAGTTCCAAGACCGAATTTCGAACCGTCCTTTAAAAATTGCGCGCTCGTTTCAAAACCAAGATAAAATCCTGCCATTAGCGGATATCTTAAATAAACAGATGTGGAAAGGTTTATAGGGGTTGCACTATTCAGTACGTTGTTATTATTAACATTAAAATCATAAAGTGCAGCAATTCCAAGGTCCATACCCGCAAGTACCGATTTTAATTCTAATTCGGTCGCAAATACACTATCAGACTGTGTAAATTCAAAGGGCCAAAGTTTAGTCAATTCATAAGGCAAATGCCCCATCAAACTAAACGCGCCAAATGACAGTTCAAAGTCGAAAGATTTCGCATATGGCCTGTAATAATCCCTCACAGAAAATCCCATTCCAAGTGACATCAGTTGCATATTACCATATCTAAAGTAAAAGTTTCCAAGGTTCAATGCAACAGAGTTGATTGTGATCATATTTATGACGTTTGTACTCGGATTTGTTGTAGGTAATCCATAATACAATGTTCCTCCTACTTCTGTAGCATATGCTGTCAAACCAATACCCAGTGTTACAGGACCTATCGAAAATTCAGGAGATATACTGTACACAATATATCGTTGCCCATCTTTCATGGCAGTTTCAACACCAAGAGGTGGTATATATGCCTTTGGTTGTGCAAACTCTGTCGCTGTTTTTGCTATACCCTCTTCCTTTTTCTGCTCTTGTGTGGGCATCTGTGTTTGCGGGATTTCAGGCAACTGGATATCTTCAATGCTCGGCAAAGTTTCACGCAAAGGTTCAAGTTGGATACTATCAAACAGTTGACTCATATCTTCTAAAACACCCTTAAAGAGTTCATATGCCAGCTTCTGACCTTCATACACAGGCACAACAAAATTATCGTCAAAAAACGCAAGGACTTGTCCTTCCCACACCTTCAACACTGGTTTCTCATCCATTGTTGATAACTCAAACTTCGTTCCCCTGACTCCAGCCGTTACGCTACCTGCTTTAACTTCAAACGAGGAACCTGCTACCATCTTTTGGACGACATTGTAAGTTCCACCCTTTTTGATAACAATGGATACAAGAATTCTTCCGTCCTTAGACTGTCTTAGTCTTTCGAAAAGTACTTGTGTATTTTCCGAGATCTTTGTCATAGAACCATCTGGAAATTTGACAACGACGTATGCTTTTTCAAGTGTTAGTATCTCGTCTCCTTCTTGTAAAGTTGTATTCGATTTTATCGGTTCCCATACCTGCTTTCCTTCTTTCTTGTATGCTACACTACCTTTAAACGAATCTATCGTTGCTTTAAGTTTATCAGTAAACTCACTTTCGTCCCTTTCCGTTATACGTAAAGTTAATTCTTTTGTGAAAACCTTCTTATCAGCTGTTTCTGCAGTAAATGTTATCTTCGTCTCACCAGCTTTTTTTGGAGCTAAGAAATTGAGCTCAATCTTTCCGTCCACCTTTATACCTTTGGTTAAGACATCGGGTTTTTCAAATCCACCGAGTGTAACTTTCGCTTTTAACGTAAACGTTTGAAGTTTTCCAGCTTCATCAACTAAAGAAACTTTTACAGGCAACTTCCCTCCAACAA is a genomic window containing:
- a CDS encoding FecR domain-containing protein; this encodes MRRNLLMVFVVLMSVFLFANLDVKTDSDSVVVGGKLPVKVSLVDEAGKLQTFTLKAKVTLGGFEKPDVLTKGIKVDGKIELNFLAPKKAGETKITFTAETADKKVFTKELTLRITERDESEFTDKLKATIDSFKGSVAYKKEGKQVWEPIKSNTTLQEGDEILTLEKAYVVVKFPDGSMTKISENTQVLFERLRQSKDGRILVSIVIKKGGTYNVVQKMVAGSSFEVKAGSVTAGVRGTKFELSTMDEKPVLKVWEGQVLAFFDDNFVVPVYEGQKLAYELFKGVLEDMSQLFDSIQLEPLRETLPSIEDIQLPEIPQTQMPTQEQKKEEGIAKTATEFAQPKAYIPPLGVETAMKDGQRYIVYSISPEFSIGPVTLGIGLTAYATEVGGTLYYGLPTTNPSTNVINMITINSVALNLGNFYFRYGNMQLMSLGMGFSVRDYYRPYAKSFDFELSFGAFSLMGHLPYELTKLWPFEFTQSDSVFATELELKSVLAGMDLGIAALYDFNVNNNNVLNSATPINLSTSVYLRYPLMAGFYLGFETSAQFLKDGSKFGLGTFAGLSGRFFIFDIIAGAYGTWNGFRPFHFGRVYTSQKVANKLPTLSDEQLTFGFLAGFNFETQLAMGRFYLLGNFSGDMDALGELRVVVPQMGAVAGLFVYGYYFDATPFVEGQFADSDTVAFLRITYPIMEKNLVAGIVYTWDNVKKTWIQSVYIGSEINW